The sequence CCCTTTGTAATCGTGGAGTTCCAGCACGTCAAGCCCGGCAAGGGCGGTGCTTTCGTCCAGGTCGAAATGAAGGACATCAGCGCGGGCACGAAGCTCAACGAGCGCTTCCGGTCCGAGGATCGGGTCGAAAGGGCCCACGTGGAGGCACGCAGCATGCAGTACCTCTACCAGGAGGGGGACGACCATGTATTCATGGATAACCAGACTTACGAGCAGATGAGCCTGACGGCGGACGAGCTGGAGGGTCAATTG comes from Nitrospinota bacterium and encodes:
- the efp gene encoding elongation factor P, translated to MIPTSQFRNGLKVELDGEPFVIVEFQHVKPGKGGAFVQVEMKDISAGTKLNERFRSEDRVERAHVEARSMQYLYQEGDDHVFMDNQTYEQMSLTADELEGQLGYLKPDTEVQINFYNDRPIGLELPATVILEVVETEGTVKGQTAAGSGKPA